In bacterium, the genomic window GGCACCGTGACGATCCCCTCCACCCGCTCGGCGAGCAGGCCGACGGCCATGCCGCAGCCCTCGACGACCAGTATCCTCGCCGCCTCCCCCACCTCCGGCGCCTCGCGCCCCAGCAGCACGGCCAGGTCCAGAACCGCCAGGACCACGCCGCGCAGGTTGAACACCCCCCGGACGAAGGGGGGAGCGGTGCACACGGGCGTGATCCGGCCCGCGCGCAGGATCTCGCGCACGGACGTGGCCGCCAGCGCGCAGCGCTCGGCGCCGACCCCCGCCACCACCAGTTGAAGCCGCTCGGCGCCCTCCAGCCCGGGGTCGGGGGCGGCCGCCAGCTCCGTGGCCCTGCGGCGCCAGACCTGGGCGAGGTCCTCGGCAGGCTGCTCGACGCGCTCGAGCTGCTCGATCCGCTGGCGTATATCCCGCCAGACGCGCTCCGACTCCTCGCGGCGGCGCTCCCAGACGCCGGCGCTCACGGCGCGTCCTCGCCGTCGGGGAGCATGCCGAGGATGGTCTCCCGCAACCCGCCGACCGTCATGCCCTCGACGCCCTCGACCGGCGCCT contains:
- a CDS encoding chemotaxis protein CheW, giving the protein MSAGVWERRREESERVWRDIRQRIEQLERVEQPAEDLAQVWRRRATELAAAPDPGLEGAERLQLVVAGVGAERCALAATSVREILRAGRITPVCTAPPFVRGVFNLRGVVLAVLDLAVLLGREAPEVGEAARILVVEGCGMAVGLLAERVEGIVTVPAAELRRSLGPGRGMAEDAVAGIVPHDGGMIVLIDVEKVLGAPRLVVDEGV